Genomic DNA from Paenibacillus sp. MBLB1832:
TAGTACGTCATTTTCTCAGCAAGCACGCCTGCAAATAATCGGCCGACGACCATCGCGATCCAATACGCGGTAACGCCAAGCGTAGAGATCGAACTAGATGCGTTAAGCTGATCTTTGAAAATCGAAGGCAAGAAGTTAACGATTGTATTTTCCATCCCTACATATAAGAAGAAGACGACCATCAGTAGGCAAAGAAAGATGAGTGAACTCCGCGTTAACGCAGGAGCCTGCTCGGCTTGCTGTTTGCGGTCTGCTTTGTGTGCAAGTAATTCATCATGCTCACCTAAGGATAGCTTCGACCAAATGAGACCCGTAGCTAGTGCGCTTAATCCGAGCAGCATGAATGCATACCGCCACAGGCCGCCCGCGATGAGCAAGCTCGATACGACTGGCATGAAGAGAGCACCAAGACCAAAGAAGACTTCCAGCTTGCTGAATGCGATCGCTTGCTTTTCCTTCGCCGCCATTAACACAAAGGTGCTTATACTCGATTCGACAAGTCCGAACGCGATACCCGCAATGAACGTCAGGCCGATGACAAGTGTCCAAGGTGGCAGTAAAGCAATCAAGAGCATGGCAATGAAAAGCAAGCTGAACGCAAGCGTAATGGTGCTTCTACGGGAGATGCGTCGTATAAGAGAAGGCATGGCGAGCACACCAAGCAGAAAACCGCCGAACTGAAGGAAGACGAGCATCCCGCCGCCACTGTAGCTATGACCGTAATGGGACAGAAGTTCAGGCAACACGGCGCCAAAAATAACATGCGTACAGCCCGTTAACAGGTAGGATAAACAGCCCATAATTAATAATCGTTTCATCGAGCCCATCTTTCTGTACGTTCGGATTGAAGCTTCTCATTGTACGTCAATACGTGTGCGATCGCTTCTGCTACGGAGGCGACTTGATGAGCGGCATGCTGCTTCACATCGGGATGGGCTGTTTGCATCACGAAGCTATGCGGTGTTATGCCGAACATCGATACGTCATTAAACGAATCCCCGCAACATGCGATTTCTTCAGGTTGAAGACCGAGATGTTGAAGTAACTCTAATAACGAGCTGCCTTTGGATACTTGGTGTGGCATGATATCGAGGCAATCCTTGTCGGATAAATAGACGTCTAGGTGATTCCCGAGTTCTTTTTCAAGTAAAGCCTTAAGTGATAATAAGTTGTCAACTTGACCGAATAAGGAGAATTTGCAGACGGGGAACGCATCCACCAGGGATTTCTCTAAGTCACTCTTTAGGATAAAAGGGTGGAACATGCGCGCTTGAATCTCATCCGCTGCTGTATTCATGGCAGCAATATAGTTCGCGTCACCTGAACACACAAGCTGAACGGTGTCAGAAGATTGAAAGAGCCGGTATACCTTCAGCGCAATGGCGGGTTCGAAAAGCTTGGTTTGGAACAAGGTTCCATTATCCAAGTGGATAAAAGCTCCGTTTTGCGACACGGAATGTGCTTGATGGTTAATCTCTTGCAGAACTTGCTGCATTTCGCTGTTCATTCGGCCAGAAGCCAAACAGAGGTTGATTCCTGCTTCTTTCACTTGTTGAAGCGCCTCAATCTCCCGCGTCGTCACTTTCTTATCATGATCCAGCAAGGTGCCGTCTAAATCGCTGACGATAAGTTTAATCATGGTGGTCATCTCCTCCTGCTAGTACAATTTCAACATCATGGGCTAGTAACGTTTCCTTCATTTCCTCACTGAGCGCTTGATCGGTCACCAAGAGATCAATTTGGTCAAACCCAACAACACGATGAAACATCCGCTTGCCAAATTTGGAATGATCTGCGAGAACAATCACTTGATCGGCATGCCCCATCATTGCTCGGACCATGTAGCAGTCTTCCTCATCAGGCGCAGAAAGTCCATCCTCCGTAATTCCGCACGTACCAATGAACAGCTTGTCGACATGATAGTCGTTTAACATTTCAATGGCTTTGGCGCCGTATACGCGATGATGTTTATTATCCAACACACCGCCGAGCATATGAATCGTTACCCCGTCTTTGCGTGTGAGAACGGCGGCCGTTTCAATGGAGCTGGTGACGACAATATTAGGCTTGGAAGTCAGCGCCGATGCTGCTTGCAGAACCGTCGTAGACGCATCCATCATAAGGTAATCGCCATCCTGCACGAGTGCCGCGGCTGTTCGCCCAATGGTCAGCTTCGAGGAAGATTCTTCTTGGAGCCGTTGATCGTAGTTGCCGACTTCTTTAGAAAGTGTAGGAAGAATAGCGCCTCCACGCGTACGAACGATGGAACCTTGTTCTTCCAACTTGACCATATCGCGTCTTGCAGTATCCCGTGATACATCGTATAGCTCGCAGATGAGATCTACGGATATACGCTTATTTGATTTTAAGTAGTCAAGAATGGAAATAAGTCGTTCTTCTTGAAACAAAGGTGTTCACCTCCTTGACTTAAGTATTTATAAGCGATTATAAGTATAAAACTTATTCTAATGGAAAATTAAGTGCATTTCAATATGTTGACAAAAGAAAAAACGCAGCTCTCGTTAGGGAGAGTGCGTTTTTCGCTTTCGTTATTTAACCGCCGCTTTTTTTCGCGTCTGCACATAGCTTGGATAGGTGAGTTCGCCGGCGTCTAACTTCCGGATTTCTTCTTCATTCCAGCCAGTAATTTTATTGTTGGCCGTGATGCCCGTTAATTTGATTTGATAATGTGCGGCCAAATACGCTTGAAGATTGCTCATTTCGGCAGGCGTTATTTCTCTGAGCTTCATTTTGCCATGAAGCTGACCTAAGATGACGCCGATGGATTCAGCGGCAAGACTGGTGTTCGGTTGAATGCGTGTGCTTCCATAAGCGATCGCGGATGATCCGACATTTTTCCCAGCGGCAAGGACATTTTCATAATTTTTAAGCAAAAAGCTGCGGAGCGGCATGCCGTATTTATCGGGGCGGCCCATTTCAATGCCCCATTTGTTGGCAGAGGTCCCTTGCAGATCAAGCGGGTAGCCGCCAATGCTGACATTGTCCCAGAACATTGTGCCCGCGAGAAGGTCGGACGGTTTCAACGTATAGTCCATCTCATAATGATTATACTCGCGAACGTACGGATAGGTTGGCAGCTCGCCGAGTTCTGCTTTTTCCCAGCCTGGCAGCGTTTTGCGGAAATGTTGAAGAATCAGTGCTGTTTCTTTCGTACCTAAATTAACCGCTTCTTGCACTGACGCTGGTTTGGCTGGATCTATGGTATACACCAGCAATGCGTTAATCAAAACCTCGCCATCACGCTGATTGACCGCATTCAGCCCGCGTAAGAAGACGCGATCATTGGATGGGTGATACGCTTTCGTCATCCCGCTCAATCCAATAGCAAAGCTGTCACTGACACTGCCTCCGCCAAATTGTTTGGATCGATCTTCAGGCTTCAGGCCATTAAACGTCGAATTGAATTTCTTCCAATCCACGTTCTTGAACTTCATCATCATGCCTGCACTCATGTATTCGATCTCTTTCTGACCGTAGAACTTCTCCAGCCCAGGAAGGCGTTTGACTTCCAAGCGACTGAGCAGTGCGGCGAAATCGCTGTTGTCTACCCAATAGGAAGCGGTAATCTTTTTGATTTCACTTTTGTCTGTGCGGTAGGTGATCGAAGGGATCTTGTGCATGTAATCAGGTGTCTGAATTTGCTCCACGTCTTGGATGGTGATGCCAGACTCTATCGGGATATCTTTGCTTAATTTATTCATATAGGTAGTAAATTCCGAAAGCTTGCGGATCTTCGCATTGCGGAAGCCGTCGAATAATTCTTTGGCCCGCCCCTGCACAAGAAGTTGCCCGTGCTCATCGCGCGTTTCATCCAGAAACAGCATTTGACTTTGCAGAATTTGCCCGCCGAAAGCTTGATGAGGGTCGAGGATTTTGACTTTTAGCCCTTCGTCCGCGGCTGCTCTTGCCAGATAAAGACCTTCAAGCTCGCTCCCGATGACCACAACATCAACATGTTCGGTCGGATAGGCGGATGCAATGGCATTTTCATTTTTCGGCTCCTGAACGGAAGGTACGGGTTCCACGGTTGCAATGGGCGTATCTTGATGCGTGCCAGATGAGGTCGTCGTACTTACAGTAACGCTGCCTTGTTTGAACCAAATCTTGCTGAACGATAAGCCAGAAACAAGGATTAGGAGGAAAGCCAAAGCAATAACGAGCTGAACTCGTGGATTTCGTAAGCGCATACAAAAGCTCCTTTTAGCGTTAGACTATATGAAGTAATTTTATCAGTTTCAGGGGGGATTTAATAGATGTTGAGAAAGAAGTTAAAAAGTTTTCTGAACACCACCCCCAAAAACTGACAAGCTATGGCGAATCCTTGTAGCATAACCAGGAACCCTTCGCGAAGGCTCCATATCATGATGTAACCAATCATATGAATAAGGGAGAGATTTTGAGATGAAAAACAATCTTATGAAAAAAGTAGTAGCAACTGGACTTGTACTTACAATGGTAATGGGCGGCGGCGCTGCTGCATTTGCTCATGGCAATGATAAAAATGACAATAAAGGCTTTTCAAATAAC
This window encodes:
- a CDS encoding DeoR/GlpR family DNA-binding transcription regulator; the encoded protein is MFQEERLISILDYLKSNKRISVDLICELYDVSRDTARRDMVKLEEQGSIVRTRGGAILPTLSKEVGNYDQRLQEESSSKLTIGRTAAALVQDGDYLMMDASTTVLQAASALTSKPNIVVTSSIETAAVLTRKDGVTIHMLGGVLDNKHHRVYGAKAIEMLNDYHVDKLFIGTCGITEDGLSAPDEEDCYMVRAMMGHADQVIVLADHSKFGKRMFHRVVGFDQIDLLVTDQALSEEMKETLLAHDVEIVLAGGDDHHD
- a CDS encoding FAD-dependent oxidoreductase, with product MRLRNPRVQLVIALAFLLILVSGLSFSKIWFKQGSVTVSTTTSSGTHQDTPIATVEPVPSVQEPKNENAIASAYPTEHVDVVVIGSELEGLYLARAAADEGLKVKILDPHQAFGGQILQSQMLFLDETRDEHGQLLVQGRAKELFDGFRNAKIRKLSEFTTYMNKLSKDIPIESGITIQDVEQIQTPDYMHKIPSITYRTDKSEIKKITASYWVDNSDFAALLSRLEVKRLPGLEKFYGQKEIEYMSAGMMMKFKNVDWKKFNSTFNGLKPEDRSKQFGGGSVSDSFAIGLSGMTKAYHPSNDRVFLRGLNAVNQRDGEVLINALLVYTIDPAKPASVQEAVNLGTKETALILQHFRKTLPGWEKAELGELPTYPYVREYNHYEMDYTLKPSDLLAGTMFWDNVSIGGYPLDLQGTSANKWGIEMGRPDKYGMPLRSFLLKNYENVLAAGKNVGSSAIAYGSTRIQPNTSLAAESIGVILGQLHGKMKLREITPAEMSNLQAYLAAHYQIKLTGITANNKITGWNEEEIRKLDAGELTYPSYVQTRKKAAVK
- a CDS encoding MFS transporter, with the protein product MKRLLIMGCLSYLLTGCTHVIFGAVLPELLSHYGHSYSGGGMLVFLQFGGFLLGVLAMPSLIRRISRRSTITLAFSLLFIAMLLIALLPPWTLVIGLTFIAGIAFGLVESSISTFVLMAAKEKQAIAFSKLEVFFGLGALFMPVVSSLLIAGGLWRYAFMLLGLSALATGLIWSKLSLGEHDELLAHKADRKQQAEQAPALTRSSLIFLCLLMVVFFLYVGMENTIVNFLPSIFKDQLNASSSISTLGVTAYWIAMVVGRLFAGVLAEKMTYYRYLIVSFAGSLLTVLLWLFSSNLWSSFAVILILGLFMSGMYAVALIYANQLLPGRTEQTTSTLIAAGGLGGSILPLGVGWGMDHIDLGVSIWFVLISMCVVFGIILYSRKWRVSELHSGSIRRTNA
- a CDS encoding HAD family hydrolase, which codes for MIKLIVSDLDGTLLDHDKKVTTREIEALQQVKEAGINLCLASGRMNSEMQQVLQEINHQAHSVSQNGAFIHLDNGTLFQTKLFEPAIALKVYRLFQSSDTVQLVCSGDANYIAAMNTAADEIQARMFHPFILKSDLEKSLVDAFPVCKFSLFGQVDNLLSLKALLEKELGNHLDVYLSDKDCLDIMPHQVSKGSSLLELLQHLGLQPEEIACCGDSFNDVSMFGITPHSFVMQTAHPDVKQHAAHQVASVAEAIAHVLTYNEKLQSERTERWAR